The Streptomyces cynarae genome contains a region encoding:
- a CDS encoding TetR/AcrR family transcriptional regulator — MNVPAESNHRKTTPRSVPRERLLATAARLFYTEGIRSVGVDRVVEEAQVTRATFYRHFPSKEDLVRAYLQAEDQRIRGRVAEVTAEAATAADALNLMLGGIGAEICGPGFRGCPFINAAAEYPDKQSPVHQAVLEHRSWFREAIAEILRLGDHPVPEHTADTLVALRDGAMVGGYLGDPKKAADSFRQAALALVADPRPART; from the coding sequence ATGAACGTGCCAGCCGAGAGCAACCACCGGAAGACGACCCCACGGTCCGTCCCACGCGAGCGGCTGCTCGCCACTGCCGCCCGGCTGTTCTACACAGAGGGGATCCGCTCCGTAGGTGTGGACCGGGTCGTGGAGGAGGCCCAGGTAACGCGAGCCACCTTCTACCGCCACTTCCCCAGCAAGGAAGACCTGGTCCGTGCGTACCTGCAGGCCGAGGATCAGCGCATCCGCGGCCGCGTGGCGGAGGTCACGGCCGAGGCAGCCACCGCGGCGGATGCCCTGAACTTGATGCTCGGGGGTATCGGCGCGGAGATATGCGGCCCGGGATTCCGTGGCTGCCCCTTCATCAACGCCGCAGCCGAGTATCCGGACAAACAGAGCCCCGTCCATCAGGCCGTGCTCGAGCACCGCAGTTGGTTCCGGGAGGCCATCGCCGAAATCCTCCGCCTCGGTGACCACCCGGTGCCGGAGCATACTGCCGACACCCTGGTCGCCCTGCGCGACGGGGCGATGGTGGGCGGTTACCTGGGCGACCCGAAGAAAGCAGCCGACTCCTTCCGGCAAGCCGCCCTCGCCCTTGTCGCCGATCCCCGCCCCGCCCGCACCTGA
- a CDS encoding alpha/beta fold hydrolase, whose amino-acid sequence MSIAAVTAVAGLATAAALVQSAQASSPAVQHQKPTVVLVHGALADSSSWSSVTKQLQHDGYRVVAPANPLRSLSGDANYLAAYLKTISGPIVLVGHSYGGSVISEAAAGNSDVRALVYIAALAPAKGETAFQLVTKFPGTRITDDPKAPVPTALNAVPYTEGGTTQVDLYLKPDKFRDVFLSDRVSAGEAAVLAAAQRPVTAEALSEPSGTPAWRTTPSWYLVANDDHVIPSAAQRYMAARAHAHTSGVNAPHDVLLTNPNAVSKVILNAAHSVGR is encoded by the coding sequence TTGTCCATAGCCGCCGTGACCGCCGTGGCCGGCCTCGCCACCGCTGCGGCCCTCGTCCAGTCCGCCCAGGCGTCGTCCCCCGCCGTGCAGCACCAGAAGCCGACCGTGGTCCTGGTCCATGGCGCGCTGGCGGACTCCTCCAGCTGGAGCTCCGTCACCAAGCAGCTTCAGCACGACGGCTACCGGGTGGTCGCCCCCGCCAACCCGCTGCGCAGCCTCTCGGGCGATGCGAACTACCTCGCCGCCTACCTGAAGACCATCAGCGGCCCCATCGTCCTGGTCGGCCACTCCTACGGCGGATCCGTGATCTCGGAGGCTGCCGCGGGCAACTCCGATGTCCGGGCCCTGGTCTACATCGCCGCCCTCGCACCCGCCAAGGGCGAGACCGCCTTCCAGCTGGTGACGAAGTTCCCGGGCACCCGCATCACGGACGACCCCAAGGCGCCGGTCCCCACCGCTCTGAACGCCGTGCCCTACACCGAGGGCGGCACGACGCAGGTCGACCTGTACCTGAAGCCTGACAAGTTCCGGGACGTCTTCCTCAGCGACCGGGTCAGCGCCGGCGAGGCGGCGGTGCTCGCCGCCGCCCAGCGCCCAGTCACCGCCGAGGCGCTGAGCGAGCCCTCCGGGACTCCGGCATGGCGGACCACGCCGTCGTGGTACCTGGTGGCGAACGACGACCACGTGATCCCGTCGGCCGCGCAGCGTTACATGGCCGCTCGGGCGCACGCCCACACCAGCGGCGTCAACGCTCCCCACGACGTCCTGCTCACCAATCCGAACGCCGTCTCGAAGGTGATTCTGAACGCCGCCCACAGCGTCGGCCGCTGA